Proteins from a single region of Nitrospira sp.:
- a CDS encoding glycosyltransferase family 2 protein — MTPSSFIHELRFTQVSLAITTTATAILIWSTGTIAKTALAQGHVGDLLEALLFGSLAGFLVYGNLCYQLARLGHLKRDAAFRLATLQPAKPFDPLSAPALTVLVPSYKEELPVIRQTLLSAALQNYPNKRVVLLLDDPPAPKTHSDRAGLWAARNLPFELQALLNEPATHMTQARAAFQARRAHHTVTVSDECVWLSDCLRLATQWFETQAKHSSTETHTDVWFVEQVLTQSAESYREQSAQWFARRREPALVSDEQLLGEIEDAYTELAARFQVEFDVFERKQYCNLSHEPNKAMNLNSYLGLMGRRVRPVVRQTGLALEETASRAGSRLIPDTPYVITLDADSLLKSHYASTLVRLMEQPDYARVAVAQTPYSAFPNAPGVLERTAGATTDIQYLVHQGFTYFGATFWVGANALLRKSALEEICVESNEDGHTVRRYIQDRTVIEDTESTVDLLAKGWSLHNHPERLAYSATPPDFGSLVIQRARWANGGLIILPKLLSFLRHTPKQARTVPRALLQIHYLTSLAFAPLSVLLLLAIPFSSELMTPWMLIAALPYFALYTRDLANMGYRPFRDLFRVYALNLLLIPIHLTGAVTSMQQAIAGTKIPFRRTPKISGRTRTAGLDLALQLGMALSSLALGLYYVSQFRWMAGAFPLANAGLLIYGIRQFIGFAEMQQDLRLSLVETFSDMTNRVRGAGARLLTNTLAQLTPVIEWSKEFVLPIRARVASRQILWSLLVALEAISPALATGQSTAPLNPVQIENRKSGTSDWVLAKPARNHEIEGYASATSVNQGETIRLYVHSLAPTYRLTIYRMGWYGGLGARQMSGPIEVPGHRQPAPVVDSETGLIECQWEYPVAQTIPAGSQGESTWPSGYYLAKLTAEPSGEESYILFIVRDDQRPSTYLVQASVTTYQAYNNWGGRSLYSFNSPGGQAAKVSFNRPYAGSAIPAAASGTGAGDFLISNSIPPGYPASPAGWEYNMVRWLEREGYDVTYATNLDVHANPALLVSHQAFLSIGHDEYWTWEMRRHIEQARDRGVHLGIFSSNTCYWQIRMEPGHITGEPLRTMVAYKENTPRRDPFMTDQSPENDHLATTRWRNAPVSRPEAGLLGTMYLEVENPVDSSYVIEEADAWMLAKTSLAKGSSLPGVAGYEVDGLSAASPTGTHIVARMPAGQLAGAVTLYRAASNALVFSSGSMQWSWGLDDFQAPHLRKSVLNPAVQQITRNVLARFTRAED, encoded by the coding sequence ATGACACCCTCTTCCTTCATTCACGAACTCCGCTTCACCCAGGTATCTCTCGCGATCACCACAACCGCCACTGCTATACTGATCTGGTCGACCGGGACGATCGCAAAGACCGCCCTGGCTCAAGGTCACGTCGGGGATCTGCTGGAAGCCCTGCTCTTTGGGTCGCTCGCCGGATTCTTAGTCTACGGCAACCTGTGCTACCAGTTGGCGCGGCTTGGACATCTGAAACGGGATGCCGCGTTCCGCCTGGCAACCTTACAGCCAGCCAAACCCTTCGATCCCCTATCGGCCCCGGCCCTCACCGTGCTGGTGCCTTCATACAAAGAAGAACTCCCCGTCATCCGGCAAACGCTGTTGTCCGCCGCACTCCAGAACTACCCGAACAAGCGGGTCGTGCTGCTCCTCGATGACCCGCCTGCCCCCAAAACCCACTCCGACCGGGCTGGCTTATGGGCAGCGCGCAACCTTCCCTTTGAATTGCAGGCCTTGCTCAATGAACCGGCCACCCATATGACCCAAGCCCGAGCGGCATTCCAGGCTAGACGGGCACATCACACCGTCACCGTCAGCGACGAATGTGTCTGGCTCTCAGATTGTCTCAGACTGGCCACGCAGTGGTTTGAAACCCAGGCCAAACACTCCTCGACCGAGACCCACACCGATGTCTGGTTCGTAGAACAGGTGCTCACCCAATCCGCCGAGTCCTACCGGGAACAGAGCGCGCAGTGGTTCGCCCGACGCAGGGAGCCGGCGCTGGTCTCCGACGAGCAACTCCTCGGCGAAATCGAGGATGCCTATACGGAACTGGCGGCCCGTTTTCAGGTTGAGTTTGATGTCTTCGAGCGGAAGCAATACTGCAATCTATCCCACGAGCCCAACAAGGCGATGAATTTGAACAGCTACCTGGGCCTCATGGGCCGCCGCGTCCGCCCGGTGGTCCGCCAGACCGGGCTTGCCCTGGAGGAAACCGCCTCACGAGCCGGCAGCCGCCTGATCCCCGATACGCCCTACGTCATCACCCTCGATGCCGACAGCCTCTTGAAATCCCACTATGCCAGCACGCTCGTCCGACTCATGGAACAGCCGGACTATGCGCGGGTAGCGGTCGCCCAAACGCCCTACAGCGCCTTCCCCAACGCACCGGGCGTGCTGGAGCGGACCGCCGGAGCCACGACCGACATTCAGTATCTCGTCCATCAGGGCTTCACCTACTTCGGCGCGACCTTTTGGGTCGGCGCCAATGCCTTGCTGAGAAAGTCGGCGCTCGAAGAAATCTGCGTCGAATCGAACGAAGACGGGCACACCGTTCGCCGCTATATCCAGGACCGGACGGTCATTGAAGACACCGAATCGACCGTCGACCTCCTCGCCAAAGGATGGTCGCTGCACAATCACCCCGAGCGGCTGGCCTACAGCGCCACCCCCCCGGATTTCGGATCGCTGGTCATCCAGCGGGCGCGGTGGGCCAACGGGGGATTGATCATTCTGCCCAAATTGTTGTCCTTCCTGCGCCACACACCGAAGCAGGCGAGAACGGTTCCGCGAGCTCTGCTGCAAATTCATTATTTGACCTCGCTGGCGTTCGCCCCTTTGAGCGTCTTGCTGCTGCTGGCCATCCCGTTTTCTTCAGAGTTGATGACGCCCTGGATGCTCATCGCCGCGCTTCCTTACTTCGCCCTCTATACCAGGGACCTGGCGAATATGGGCTATCGGCCGTTCCGGGATCTTTTTCGCGTCTACGCACTCAATCTGCTCTTGATTCCCATTCATCTCACCGGTGCCGTCACCTCCATGCAACAGGCCATCGCCGGGACCAAGATCCCGTTCCGTCGGACGCCAAAAATCTCCGGACGAACCAGAACGGCGGGACTGGATCTGGCCCTGCAGTTGGGCATGGCACTCTCCAGCCTGGCCTTGGGGCTCTACTACGTCTCGCAGTTCCGATGGATGGCAGGCGCCTTTCCCCTCGCCAATGCCGGCCTGTTGATCTACGGCATCCGCCAATTCATCGGCTTCGCCGAAATGCAGCAAGATCTTCGCCTGAGCCTCGTAGAAACCTTCAGCGATATGACAAACCGCGTACGAGGTGCAGGCGCACGGCTCTTGACCAACACGCTCGCTCAGCTGACCCCGGTGATCGAGTGGAGCAAAGAATTCGTCCTTCCGATACGTGCGCGGGTCGCCTCCCGTCAGATCCTCTGGAGCCTGCTGGTTGCGCTCGAAGCTATCTCTCCGGCCCTCGCCACCGGACAATCCACCGCCCCGCTCAATCCCGTTCAAATCGAGAATCGCAAATCCGGCACCAGCGACTGGGTCCTGGCCAAGCCGGCCAGGAATCATGAGATCGAAGGCTATGCCTCCGCAACCAGCGTCAACCAGGGCGAGACGATTCGTCTCTATGTTCATTCGCTCGCACCCACGTACCGCCTCACGATCTACCGCATGGGATGGTACGGAGGGCTCGGCGCCCGGCAGATGTCCGGACCGATAGAGGTGCCGGGGCACCGACAACCAGCCCCTGTCGTAGACAGTGAAACCGGCTTGATCGAATGCCAGTGGGAATACCCGGTCGCGCAAACCATCCCGGCCGGCTCCCAAGGCGAGAGCACCTGGCCGTCAGGGTATTACCTGGCGAAGCTGACAGCGGAACCCTCGGGAGAAGAGAGCTACATTCTGTTTATCGTCCGGGACGATCAGCGCCCCTCGACCTATCTCGTCCAAGCCAGCGTCACAACCTATCAGGCCTACAACAATTGGGGCGGACGCTCGCTGTATTCGTTCAATAGTCCCGGAGGGCAGGCCGCGAAAGTGTCCTTCAACCGGCCCTATGCCGGCAGCGCGATTCCCGCCGCAGCCTCCGGAACCGGGGCGGGCGATTTCCTGATTTCCAACTCAATCCCACCCGGCTACCCGGCGTCCCCCGCCGGCTGGGAGTACAATATGGTCCGCTGGTTGGAGCGAGAAGGCTACGACGTCACCTATGCCACCAACCTCGATGTGCATGCGAACCCTGCGCTGCTCGTCTCGCACCAAGCCTTCCTCTCAATCGGGCACGATGAATATTGGACCTGGGAGATGCGGCGCCATATCGAACAGGCGCGCGACCGGGGCGTTCATCTCGGCATTTTTTCGTCGAATACCTGTTATTGGCAGATCCGCATGGAGCCCGGCCATATCACTGGGGAGCCGCTCCGGACCATGGTGGCCTACAAAGAGAATACGCCGCGTCGCGACCCCTTCATGACCGACCAGAGTCCGGAGAACGATCACCTCGCCACCACGCGCTGGCGCAACGCACCCGTGAGCCGCCCCGAGGCAGGCTTGCTCGGCACCATGTATCTGGAAGTAGAAAATCCCGTCGATAGCTCGTACGTAATCGAGGAGGCCGACGCCTGGATGCTCGCAAAAACCAGCCTCGCCAAAGGCTCGTCGCTGCCGGGCGTCGCCGGGTATGAAGTCGATGGACTGAGCGCCGCCAGCCCGACCGGCACGCACATCGTCGCACGTATGCCGGCAGGCCAACTCGCCGGCGCCGTGACCCTCTATCGCGCCGCCAGCAACGCGCTGGTCTTCTCAAGCGGATCGATGCAATGGAGCTGGGGGCTCGATGATTTCCAAGCTCCGCACCTGCGCAAATCCGTGTTGAATCCGGCCGTCCAGCAGATCACCCGCAACGTACTGGCTCGATTCACGCGCGCAGAAGACTAA